A segment of the Candidatus Korarchaeum sp. genome:
AGCAGCTGTCTCGACACATTCTTTAAGCTTATCATCCACCTCCCCGATCGAGATCTCATCGTTAGTCTCCGAGGAGAACTCCGGGACTATCCTGTTCTTCCCGTCCTCAAGGACGAAGACCTCCGAGCAGAGGGTGGGGGCGACACCGCAACCTATACAGAGGGACCTATTTACCTTAACTCTGATCGGCATATCCCACTGCGAAGTAGCTCTTAATAAAGTTAACGGCGTTATATAAATTTTAATTTACGAGTTGACTCGGATTCCAGAGGAGCATGCCGATATGCCAGAGGGATTGCCCTGATGCCTGCTCTCTCATAATAGAGGGGAATGAGCTAAGAGGGGATCCAGGACATCCTGTGACCCGGGGCTT
Coding sequences within it:
- a CDS encoding ferredoxin, giving the protein MPIRVKVNRSLCIGCGVAPTLCSEVFVLEDGKNRIVPEFSSETNDEISIGEVDDKLKECVETAAKSCPVEAISFEVF